A DNA window from Ipomoea triloba cultivar NCNSP0323 chromosome 10, ASM357664v1 contains the following coding sequences:
- the LOC116032447 gene encoding uncharacterized protein LOC116032447 codes for MKWTNEMVKILIIAVCYIEAFVLSSIDPVRAGRWRVISGVFAERGYHASAQQCEDKFNVLNRRYRRLNEILGGNTSRVVENPEFMELMDLTDEAKEEARRILGSKQLFYQEMWSYHNPNWSFLPHDPTVKKSVMLAIKGKDKCDAETLPPGMPTKRMRCQEHGVVDLDRTPDYHNPQSTDVNNMPNTELGSGLQENQIMSRIFELTETKLQIQEQILELKNQLFHKQKFHHEQEKMLAILRSENEALRLANEHLSLKLRRAK; via the coding sequence ATGAAATGGACGAACGAGATGGTGAAGATTCTGATAATTGCTGTTTGTTACATCGAGGCCTTTGTGTTGTCCAGTATTGATCCAGTAAGGGCAGGAAGATGGAGGGTTATCTCTGGGGTTTTCGCTGAAAGAGGTTATCACGCATCGGCTCAGCAATGCGAGGACAAGTTTAACGTTCTGAACAGAAGGTACAGGAGGCTGAACGAGATACTTGGAGGCAACACAAGTCGTGTCGTTGAGAATCCCGAGTTTATGGAGCTGATGGACCTGACTGACGAAGCAAAAGAGGAAGCAAGGAGAATTCTGGGTTCTAAACAGCTGTTTTATCAGGAAATGTGGTCGTACCACAACCCGAACTGGTCATTTCTTCCTCACGATCCAACCGTGAAAAAGTCTGTCATGTTGGCTATTAAAGGAAAAGACAAGTGTGATGCTGAAACTCTGCCACCGGGGATGCCTACGAAGAGAATGAGGTGCCAAGAACATGGCGTTGTTGATCTTGATCGTACCCCAGACTATCATAATCCGCAGTCTACTGACGTAAACAATATGCCCAACACTGAGCTGGGATCGGGTTTACAGGAAAACCAGATTATGTCCCGCATATTCGAGCTTACAGAAACAAAATTGCAGATACAGGAGCAGATTCTCGAGCTGAAGAATCAACTGTTTCACAAACAGAAGTTCCATCACGAACAGGAGAAGATGCTAGCCATACTGAGATCAGAAAACGAGGCTTTGAGACTTGCGAACGAGCACTTGTCACTGAAGCTCAGACGTGCGAAGTGA